One segment of Drosophila ananassae strain 14024-0371.13 chromosome 3R, ASM1763931v2, whole genome shotgun sequence DNA contains the following:
- the LOC26513915 gene encoding uncharacterized protein LOC26513915: MAKSYYLAIFPMALAIFSVCNANEDFDIFKKGIESLSKTMIRYQSEFDRKVQFKELQEVIGTIDESMMGYMGTAVRRLENVRSLNSKARISYSNCVKPVFEWCIGTNVTFHTTIRFIDSELSQNDRKELFKMILNAINMGLKHTESSLKLLNDVIRHTTELKDLFQSIKHDVADDFGENGYYGRKKMNVMENFEKKKRALAIKNIFTSIGAVIYGPIGSVLGLPAASGIANYELWINKLSFEVQLKEIDNFFKILLEKIRNASEIVQNINSALEEDKTNLHVLRGKLSAANMNKVLLTFESRQMQVQIIPSLRDVADQCIKYITWHGYNSSIYEDSMVNSMGTPQVVLFSTNQRMDPLIDHLDDKPQTVLASELQQVEDPKQVKHVSEDEGNTSKIESPPSSTPPSDIQFVATFFKHVV, from the exons ATTATCTTGCGATTTTTCCAATGGCATTAGCTATTTTTTCGGTGTGCAATGCAAACGAAGACTTCGACATTTTTAAAAAGGGAATTGAAAGTTTATCGAAAACCATGATTAGATATCAAAGTGAATTTGACAGAAAAGTGCAATTTAAGGAGTTACAAGAGGTCATCGGTACAATTGACGAATCAATGATGGGCTATATGGGAACCGCGGTGCGGCGACTGGAAAACGTGCGATCGCTAAATTCAAAAGCCCGTATTTCCTATTCGAACTGTGTCAAACCTGTGTTTGAATGGTGCATCGGCACCAACGTTACCTTCCATACCACGATTCGCTTCATAGATTCCGAACTGTCGCAGAACGATAGAAAGGAACTATTTAAAATGATTCTAAACGCAATCAATATGGGACTAAAACACACCGAAAGTTCACTAAAACTCCTTAATGATGTTATCAGACACACTACCGAACTTAAAGATCTATTTCAATCCATAAAGCACGACGTAGCCGATGATTTTGGGGAGAATGGTTACTacggaagaaaaaaaatgaacgtgatggaaaattttgaaaagaaGAAGAGGGCACTGgccattaaaaatatatttacttCAATCGGCGCTGTCATTTATGGACCCATTGGCAGTGTACTAGGCTTACCAGCAGCTTCTGGAATAGCAAATTATGAACTATGgattaataaattaagttttGAAGTTCAACTGAAAGAAATTGATAacttttttaagattttactGGAAAAAATTCGTAATGCCAGCGAAATAGTCCAAAATATTAATAGCGCCCTGGAAGAGGACAAGACCAACTTACATGTACTTCGTGGAAAACTAAGTGCTGCCAATATG AACAAAGTGCTCTTGACATTCGAATCACGCCAAATGCAAGTTCAAATTATTCCTTCTTTAAGAGATGTGGCTGATCAGTGCATAAAGTACATCACCTGGCACGGCTATAATTCATCAATTTACGAAGATTCTATGGTAAATTCTATGGGAACCCCCCAAGTAGTTCTCTTCTCCACGAATCAACGTATGGATCCCTTAATCGACCACCTGGACGATAAACCTCAAACAGTACTCGCCTCAGAACTGCAGCAAGTTGAAGACCCAAAACAAGTGAAGCATGTTTCCGAAGATGAAGGCAATACTTCTAAAATTGAGTCTCCTCCATCCTCGACGCCTCCATCCGACATACAATTTGTTGCGACTTTTTTTAAACACGTTGTATAA